In the genome of Prosthecobacter algae, one region contains:
- the purD gene encoding phosphoribosylamine--glycine ligase: MKILVTGKGGREHALITALSESPQQHELYAYPGSDAIATLATRVEVAGLPELIQWMKDQGIDLCVAGEEAWLVKDRGLANLCAEAGIPCWGPYKEAAQLEASKIFAKRFLQRHGIPTADFSIATTAAEAKAALTTFPIVLKFDGLAAGKGVAVCPDRAEAEAFIDDVLEKRLFGAGDLLIEQCLSGPEISIFVSVCDDQYQILMPARDYKRIGDNDQGPNTGGMGAVASRQLATPELMTQIENEMVKVTVKGLQKDGLKYRGFLYFGIMLTPTGPQMLEFNCRFGDPEAEAVMPMVRGDFANYVFEAAKGSLKPELIQFAEGWSICLISASTGYPVTSRNGDVISGLEAVEGARVYHCGTRKNAAGDFETNGGRVLAVVAQGTTREEARDKAYAESRKVTFDGLQRRTDIATMHFD, translated from the coding sequence ATGAAGATCCTGGTTACTGGCAAAGGCGGGCGTGAACACGCCCTCATCACGGCACTGAGCGAATCCCCGCAGCAGCATGAGCTGTATGCGTATCCCGGCAGTGATGCCATCGCCACGCTGGCGACGCGGGTGGAGGTGGCCGGGCTGCCGGAGCTGATCCAGTGGATGAAGGACCAGGGCATCGATCTCTGCGTGGCGGGTGAAGAGGCCTGGCTGGTGAAGGATCGCGGTCTGGCCAATCTGTGTGCCGAGGCTGGCATCCCCTGCTGGGGCCCGTACAAGGAGGCGGCACAACTGGAAGCCTCGAAGATTTTCGCGAAACGTTTCCTGCAACGGCACGGCATCCCGACGGCGGATTTCAGCATCGCGACGACGGCTGCGGAAGCGAAGGCGGCACTGACGACTTTTCCCATCGTGCTGAAGTTCGACGGCCTGGCCGCAGGCAAAGGCGTGGCGGTGTGCCCGGACCGGGCGGAGGCGGAGGCCTTCATTGATGATGTGCTGGAGAAGCGCCTCTTTGGCGCGGGTGATCTGCTGATCGAGCAATGCCTGTCGGGACCGGAGATCAGCATTTTTGTCTCGGTCTGCGATGACCAGTACCAGATCCTGATGCCTGCGCGCGACTACAAGCGGATCGGCGACAATGACCAGGGGCCCAACACGGGCGGCATGGGCGCGGTGGCGAGCCGGCAACTGGCCACGCCTGAACTGATGACCCAGATCGAAAATGAGATGGTGAAGGTTACGGTGAAGGGCCTGCAGAAGGATGGGCTGAAGTACCGGGGCTTTCTCTACTTTGGCATCATGCTGACGCCGACGGGACCGCAGATGCTGGAGTTTAACTGCCGGTTTGGCGATCCTGAGGCTGAGGCGGTGATGCCGATGGTGCGCGGCGACTTTGCCAACTATGTCTTTGAAGCGGCCAAGGGCTCGCTGAAGCCGGAGTTGATCCAGTTTGCGGAAGGCTGGAGCATCTGCCTGATCTCGGCCTCGACGGGATATCCGGTGACGTCACGCAATGGCGATGTGATCTCCGGCCTGGAAGCGGTGGAAGGTGCGCGAGTGTACCACTGCGGCACGCGGAAGAATGCAGCGGGCGACTTTGAAACCAACGGTGGCCGGGTGCTGGCGGTGGTGGCGCAGGGCACGACGCGCGAGGAGGCACGCGACAAGGCGTATGCCGAATCCCGCAAGGTGACCTTCGATGGCCTACAGCGCCGCACGGACATCGCGACGATGCACTTTGACTGA
- the ileS gene encoding isoleucine--tRNA ligase has translation MSAEPAPAKNYKDTVLLPKTDFPMKADLVAREPQRLAKWQEGKLYQRIQAQSKGKPTFILHDGPPFANGDVHMGTALNKILKDLIVKSKTMAGFHAPFVPGWDCHGLPIEFKVVKQAAGLTPVEVRQRSEAEARKYIDIQRNSFKRLGVFGDWENPYLTLDPVYESGILRTFGKAVEQNLVYRMKRPVLWSYGAQTALAEAEVEYKEKVSPAVFVKFALANGSALVIWTTTPWTLPANLAIALHPEFEYTDGTFVHESGRTERLTIATSRIEAFSASTGFKLDASQPVTKLKGKDLTGSEAQHPFLPRTSKVINTLFVTDDTGTGAVHIAPGHGADDYQAGREHGLEILSPVDGDGKYTAECGLPEFVGKHVFQSNEGIIAILEEKGALLGNEKYVHQYPHCWRSKTPIIFRAVEQFFIKIDDIRVRALAEIDKVAWLPAWGRNRIYGTVESRPDWCISRQRTWGVPLPVFYQADGTIIMDTAIIGKVADIVAKQGTNLWFEKDDAWWAEAVGLPADTKRGNDTLDVWIDSGCSHVSVLDQHPELHAPADMYIEATDQHRGWFQSSLMMSIVARNAAPYKSVITHGFVVDTSGKKISKSDQGAAGKSAKPMTADHYYNTYGADMVRLWVASVDYQNEVPFSEDLFKQNSENYRRIRNTLRVLLGNLHDEPKDFAPTAADFTLIDRWILERLHTLTKDCVDAYAAYDFRKVFTLVNQFITGDLSSLYIDITKDRMYCDAANSPRRRATQATIREITETLCRLLAPILAFTADEAWEYLGHADSLHMEVFPQPNPAFAPSDAATAVDQLLQARAVIQQAIEKARQEKKIGSNLEATVSLTLPEKGFDHSVFGDLATLQEFFILSDLKISQGTDLTASVEVCSNPKCARCWKLLPDVGTHPAHPTLCGRCAEAVG, from the coding sequence ATGAGCGCCGAGCCTGCCCCTGCTAAGAACTACAAAGACACCGTCCTCCTGCCGAAGACCGACTTCCCGATGAAGGCGGATCTCGTCGCCCGGGAACCGCAGCGCCTGGCCAAGTGGCAGGAAGGCAAGCTCTACCAGCGTATCCAGGCCCAGAGCAAAGGGAAGCCCACCTTCATCCTGCATGACGGCCCTCCCTTCGCCAATGGCGACGTGCACATGGGCACCGCGCTGAACAAGATCCTCAAGGACCTCATCGTGAAGTCCAAGACGATGGCCGGTTTCCACGCCCCCTTCGTTCCTGGCTGGGATTGCCACGGTCTGCCCATCGAGTTCAAGGTCGTCAAACAGGCCGCTGGCCTGACCCCGGTGGAAGTGCGCCAGCGTTCCGAGGCCGAAGCCCGCAAATACATCGACATCCAACGCAACAGCTTCAAGCGCCTGGGCGTCTTTGGCGACTGGGAGAACCCTTACCTCACCCTCGATCCCGTTTACGAATCCGGCATCCTGCGCACCTTTGGCAAGGCCGTGGAGCAAAACCTCGTCTATCGCATGAAGCGCCCCGTCCTCTGGAGCTACGGCGCCCAGACCGCGCTCGCGGAGGCTGAGGTGGAGTACAAGGAGAAAGTCAGCCCGGCGGTGTTCGTGAAGTTTGCCCTGGCCAATGGCTCGGCCTTGGTCATCTGGACCACAACGCCCTGGACCCTCCCGGCCAACCTTGCCATCGCGCTTCATCCAGAGTTCGAATACACCGACGGGACCTTTGTTCATGAGAGCGGTCGTACCGAGCGCCTCACCATCGCCACCTCTCGCATCGAAGCCTTTTCGGCCAGCACTGGTTTCAAGCTGGATGCCTCCCAGCCAGTCACAAAATTGAAGGGTAAGGACCTCACCGGCTCGGAAGCCCAGCATCCCTTCCTGCCTCGCACGTCGAAGGTCATCAATACCCTCTTCGTGACGGATGACACCGGTACTGGCGCGGTTCACATCGCCCCCGGCCACGGTGCGGATGACTATCAGGCCGGGCGCGAGCATGGCCTGGAAATCCTTTCCCCCGTGGATGGCGATGGCAAATACACCGCCGAGTGCGGTCTGCCTGAGTTCGTCGGCAAGCACGTCTTCCAGAGCAATGAAGGCATCATCGCCATCCTGGAAGAGAAAGGCGCGCTGCTGGGTAACGAGAAGTATGTTCACCAGTACCCGCACTGCTGGCGCTCCAAGACGCCGATCATCTTCCGTGCCGTTGAGCAGTTCTTCATCAAGATCGATGACATCCGCGTCCGCGCTTTGGCGGAGATTGACAAGGTCGCCTGGCTGCCTGCCTGGGGCCGCAACCGCATCTACGGAACCGTGGAAAGCCGCCCAGACTGGTGCATCAGCCGCCAGCGTACCTGGGGCGTGCCGCTGCCTGTCTTTTATCAGGCCGATGGCACCATCATCATGGACACCGCCATCATCGGCAAGGTGGCCGACATCGTGGCCAAACAAGGCACCAACCTTTGGTTTGAAAAAGATGACGCCTGGTGGGCGGAGGCCGTCGGCCTGCCTGCGGATACGAAGCGTGGCAACGACACTCTGGACGTCTGGATTGACTCCGGCTGCAGCCACGTCTCCGTGCTGGACCAGCACCCCGAACTCCACGCTCCTGCCGACATGTACATCGAGGCCACCGACCAGCATCGCGGCTGGTTCCAGAGCAGCCTCATGATGAGCATCGTCGCCCGCAATGCGGCTCCTTATAAGAGCGTCATCACCCACGGTTTCGTCGTGGACACCAGCGGTAAGAAGATCAGCAAGAGCGACCAGGGCGCTGCGGGCAAGAGCGCCAAGCCCATGACGGCCGACCACTACTACAACACCTACGGTGCCGACATGGTGCGTCTCTGGGTCGCCAGCGTGGACTACCAGAACGAAGTGCCTTTCTCCGAAGACCTCTTCAAGCAGAATAGCGAAAACTACCGCCGCATCCGCAACACATTACGCGTCTTGTTAGGCAACCTTCACGATGAGCCCAAGGACTTCGCGCCGACCGCCGCCGATTTCACCCTCATTGACCGCTGGATCCTCGAACGCCTCCACACTCTCACCAAAGACTGTGTGGATGCCTATGCGGCCTATGACTTCCGCAAGGTCTTCACCCTGGTGAACCAGTTCATCACGGGCGACCTCAGCTCCCTCTACATTGATATCACCAAGGACCGGATGTACTGCGATGCGGCCAACAGCCCGCGCCGCCGTGCCACCCAGGCCACCATCCGTGAGATCACCGAGACCCTCTGCCGTCTCCTGGCCCCCATCCTGGCCTTCACCGCCGATGAAGCCTGGGAGTATCTGGGCCACGCAGACAGCCTGCACATGGAAGTCTTCCCGCAGCCCAACCCGGCCTTCGCCCCCAGCGATGCCGCCACCGCCGTGGACCAGCTCCTGCAGGCCCGTGCGGTGATCCAGCAGGCCATCGAAAAGGCCCGCCAGGAGAAGAAGATCGGCTCCAACCTCGAAGCCACCGTCTCCCTGACCCTCCCCGAAAAAGGCTTCGACCACTCCGTCTTCGGTGACCTCGCCACCCTCCAGGAATTCTTCATCCTCAGCGACCTGAAGATCTCCCAAGGCACCGACCTAACCGCAAGTGTGGAAGTCTGCTCCAACCCCAAATGCGCCCGCTGCTGGAAACTCCTCCCCGACGTCGGCACCCACCCCGCCCACCCAACCCTCTGCGGCCGCTGCGCCGAAGCAGTGGGGTGA
- a CDS encoding cation transporter yields MKKPLFISLCLLFAGVARAETTVTLEGVHNCCKGCTNGIVKAASGLKDVTVTAEGETVTIVSKSKSNAKKAVEAIMEAGYYGKSSEAETTASSSLPKTEKKLTAATVTGAHLCCQKCVNAMTEAVKSVPGVTEYNIVNKEKTFTVKGEFSESDLLASMNKAGFHGTVAK; encoded by the coding sequence ATGAAAAAACCACTGTTTATCTCTCTCTGTCTATTGTTCGCTGGCGTTGCCCGGGCTGAAACCACCGTCACCCTTGAAGGGGTTCACAATTGCTGCAAAGGCTGCACCAATGGCATCGTCAAAGCAGCCTCTGGACTAAAGGACGTCACCGTGACCGCCGAGGGCGAAACCGTGACCATCGTCTCCAAGTCCAAATCCAATGCCAAGAAGGCCGTCGAAGCCATCATGGAGGCAGGTTACTACGGGAAGTCTTCAGAGGCTGAAACCACCGCTTCCTCTTCCCTGCCGAAAACCGAGAAAAAGCTCACCGCCGCCACCGTCACAGGGGCCCACCTCTGCTGCCAAAAATGTGTCAACGCCATGACTGAAGCGGTGAAATCCGTCCCCGGCGTGACCGAATACAACATCGTTAACAAGGAGAAGACCTTCACCGTCAAAGGTGAATTCTCCGAGTCCGACCTCCTCGCTTCCATGAACAAGGCCGGTTTCCACGGCACCGTGGCGAAGTAG
- a CDS encoding methyltransferase — MTDLTASPATDPLSLYRYRDGLYAVDLITAALQMDFFTWLASQPSTLDQICTHHGFSPRPVDVMMTLFVTQGWVTQKDGVFHLSATGHEHLHSGSEWFLGPYYASLHDRPIARDYLEVLRTGKPAGWSGDKAAFDWHKAMEQEDFARSFTAAMDCRGRYLAQSLAKSLDLTGRAKLLDIGAGSGIYACSIAAQHTHLQATVFDQAPVDRIAGKLIAERGCADRVFVTTGNMFEGLPQDCDVHLYSNVLHDWDVKEVRQLLAISHAALPPGGLLIIHDAFINADKTGPQHVAEYSCLLMHSTQGKCYSTGEYAELLTQAGFTPGDYQDTVVGRGFMVAIRS; from the coding sequence ATGACCGACCTCACCGCCTCTCCCGCCACCGATCCCCTCAGCCTCTACCGTTACCGCGATGGCCTCTACGCGGTGGATCTCATCACGGCGGCCCTCCAGATGGATTTCTTCACTTGGCTGGCTTCTCAGCCCTCCACCCTCGATCAAATCTGCACCCATCATGGCTTCAGCCCCCGGCCTGTGGATGTGATGATGACCCTCTTCGTCACCCAGGGTTGGGTCACGCAAAAAGACGGCGTCTTCCACCTTTCCGCCACTGGGCACGAGCACCTGCATTCCGGGTCCGAATGGTTCCTCGGCCCCTATTACGCCTCCCTGCATGATCGCCCCATCGCCCGCGACTACCTCGAAGTCCTGCGCACGGGCAAGCCCGCAGGCTGGTCCGGCGACAAGGCCGCATTCGATTGGCACAAGGCCATGGAGCAGGAAGACTTCGCCCGCAGCTTCACCGCCGCCATGGACTGCCGGGGACGATATCTGGCCCAGTCCCTCGCAAAGAGTCTGGACCTCACAGGCCGTGCCAAGCTGCTCGATATCGGCGCAGGTTCCGGCATCTACGCCTGCTCCATCGCCGCCCAGCACACCCACCTTCAGGCGACTGTTTTTGATCAGGCCCCGGTGGACCGCATCGCGGGCAAACTCATCGCCGAGCGCGGTTGTGCAGATCGGGTCTTCGTCACCACCGGAAACATGTTCGAGGGCCTGCCTCAGGATTGCGATGTGCATCTTTACTCCAATGTCCTTCATGACTGGGATGTGAAAGAGGTGCGCCAGTTGCTCGCCATCTCCCACGCCGCCCTGCCTCCTGGTGGCCTCCTCATCATTCACGATGCCTTCATCAATGCCGACAAAACCGGCCCCCAACACGTGGCGGAATACTCCTGCCTCCTCATGCACTCCACCCAGGGCAAATGCTACAGCACCGGCGAGTATGCGGAACTGCTGACCCAAGCTGGCTTCACTCCGGGCGATTACCAGGACACCGTGGTGGGCCGCGGGTTCATGGTGGCAATTCGCTCATAG
- a CDS encoding ribonuclease D: MSDVVPPLIPPAIVPGDYVFIDTPEHLQQWLQETEAHMQATGENRCCLDTEADSLHHYHEKLCLLQVACAGRFALVDPLAIEDVSGLLALLDRHELWFHGSDYDLTMLRRTYGWAPRVVRDTQIAARLVGFRQFGLAALIHSMFGLQLSKASQKADWSRRPLPEHMLSYAVDDVRYLIPLADYLMKLLREKGREAWFEESCRDLQVDVAARSMAPKEDPWRVQGSGRLHPKGLAILKSMWEWREGIAMERDIPCYRVMSNKQMVIYAETFESGGVMNPPGGWRPRWKKEFHDLIADVFRAGQASWPQRVKKAKARLSDAQRDQIDRLCSLRDKVAESLDIESSLLGSRSTLEEVVAESTGLEALMSWQRELLKEPLEGLVQPQAEAA; encoded by the coding sequence ATGAGTGACGTCGTTCCACCCCTGATCCCCCCGGCGATCGTCCCGGGTGACTATGTCTTCATTGATACGCCGGAGCATTTGCAGCAATGGCTTCAGGAAACCGAAGCTCACATGCAGGCCACCGGTGAAAACCGCTGCTGCCTGGATACAGAGGCGGATTCCCTCCACCATTATCACGAAAAGCTCTGCCTCCTCCAGGTCGCCTGCGCTGGCCGCTTTGCTCTGGTGGATCCCCTCGCCATTGAGGATGTCTCTGGCCTTCTCGCCCTGCTGGACCGGCATGAACTCTGGTTCCACGGCTCCGATTACGATCTCACCATGCTCCGCCGCACCTATGGCTGGGCACCTCGCGTCGTCCGCGATACCCAAATCGCTGCCCGCCTCGTCGGTTTCCGCCAGTTCGGCCTCGCTGCGCTTATTCATTCCATGTTCGGCCTTCAGCTTTCCAAAGCCTCCCAAAAGGCTGATTGGAGCCGCCGCCCGCTCCCGGAGCACATGCTTTCTTACGCCGTGGATGATGTCCGTTACCTCATCCCTCTGGCCGACTACCTGATGAAGCTTCTCCGCGAAAAAGGCCGCGAGGCTTGGTTCGAGGAAAGCTGCCGCGATCTCCAGGTGGATGTCGCCGCCCGTAGCATGGCCCCAAAGGAAGACCCTTGGCGCGTCCAGGGCAGTGGCCGCCTCCACCCCAAAGGCCTCGCCATCCTCAAAAGCATGTGGGAATGGCGCGAAGGCATCGCCATGGAGCGGGACATCCCCTGCTACCGGGTCATGTCGAATAAGCAGATGGTCATCTACGCCGAAACCTTCGAGTCCGGCGGAGTCATGAATCCTCCTGGCGGCTGGCGTCCCCGTTGGAAAAAGGAATTTCACGATCTCATCGCCGATGTCTTCCGTGCCGGCCAGGCTTCCTGGCCACAACGGGTGAAGAAAGCCAAAGCACGCCTCAGCGATGCCCAGCGGGATCAGATCGATCGCCTGTGCAGCCTGCGTGACAAAGTCGCCGAAAGCCTCGACATCGAAAGCAGCCTCCTCGGTTCACGCAGCACCCTGGAAGAAGTCGTCGCCGAAAGCACCGGCCTCGAGGCTCTCATGAGCTGGCAGCGCGAGCTCTTGAAGGAGCCGCTTGAGGGCCTTGTTCAGCCCCAGGCCGAAGCGGCCTGA
- the rho gene encoding transcription termination factor Rho, giving the protein MNPTDSPETSTEVLSPATDAPSAEVPETPAAQTPPAVTEAAESPAAARGAEGRTPEEPAQDKSFGPTAEAPFPVEISLNDLQESSLAEIQTLAESVNFRMNASRSKHQLIYDLLAWMADHRTRVKVDGILEIGADNFGLIRYPKYSFAPLPEDVFIPLFLVRKFNLRPGNRITGFARAPKDRDKYLAIDRITEVDGVSIDTWQPPVHFDKLTAMFPNQRIILEMAKPCPASVRIMDLVAPLGKGQRGLINASPRSGKTVLLKDIAKSIVHNHKEISLIILLLDERPEEVTDFEESVSGCEIYSSTFDESPKRHSQLAELVRERACRLVEAGKDVVILLDSLTRLARGYNSQSGGGKGARTMSGGMDSKAMIKPKKFFGAARNVEEGGSLTIIATALIETENRMDDLIFEEFKGTGNMEATLDREISERRIFPALHVLKSGTRRDDLLYHPDEFKRVSAIRKQLAQVPAVEALEMLIRNINRTSNNAEILLTGLK; this is encoded by the coding sequence ATGAATCCAACCGACTCCCCCGAGACTTCCACCGAGGTCCTATCCCCCGCCACTGACGCGCCATCTGCGGAAGTCCCCGAAACACCTGCTGCCCAGACACCCCCGGCTGTCACGGAGGCTGCTGAATCCCCGGCTGCTGCCAGGGGAGCTGAAGGCCGGACTCCAGAGGAGCCCGCCCAGGACAAATCTTTTGGCCCTACCGCCGAAGCTCCTTTCCCGGTAGAGATTTCCCTGAACGATCTTCAGGAGTCTTCCCTCGCCGAAATCCAGACCCTCGCCGAAAGCGTCAACTTCCGGATGAATGCCAGCCGGTCCAAGCACCAGCTCATTTACGATCTGCTAGCCTGGATGGCTGATCATCGCACCCGCGTCAAAGTAGACGGCATTCTGGAGATCGGTGCTGATAACTTCGGCCTCATCCGCTATCCCAAGTACAGCTTCGCCCCGCTGCCAGAGGATGTCTTTATCCCCCTCTTCCTGGTTCGTAAGTTCAATCTCCGCCCAGGCAATCGCATCACCGGTTTTGCCCGCGCACCCAAGGACCGGGACAAATACCTCGCGATTGATCGCATCACCGAAGTGGATGGCGTCTCCATTGATACCTGGCAGCCACCCGTGCATTTCGACAAGCTGACCGCCATGTTCCCCAACCAGCGGATCATCCTGGAGATGGCCAAGCCCTGCCCGGCATCCGTCCGCATCATGGATCTGGTGGCCCCCCTTGGCAAAGGCCAGCGCGGCCTCATCAATGCCTCACCCCGTTCCGGCAAGACCGTCCTGCTGAAGGACATTGCCAAATCCATCGTCCACAATCACAAGGAAATCTCCCTGATCATCCTTCTTCTGGATGAGCGTCCGGAGGAAGTGACCGATTTCGAAGAGTCCGTCAGCGGCTGCGAAATCTATAGCTCCACCTTTGATGAAAGCCCCAAGCGCCACAGCCAGCTCGCCGAGCTCGTTCGCGAACGCGCCTGCCGTCTCGTGGAAGCTGGCAAAGATGTCGTCATTCTGCTAGATTCCCTCACCCGTCTGGCCCGTGGCTACAACAGCCAGAGCGGCGGTGGCAAAGGTGCTCGCACCATGTCTGGAGGTATGGATTCGAAGGCCATGATCAAGCCGAAGAAATTCTTTGGCGCAGCCCGCAATGTCGAAGAAGGCGGCAGCCTCACCATCATCGCCACGGCCCTCATCGAGACCGAGAACCGCATGGATGACCTCATCTTTGAGGAGTTCAAAGGCACCGGCAACATGGAGGCCACCCTGGACCGCGAAATCTCCGAGCGCCGCATCTTCCCCGCCCTGCACGTGCTGAAGTCAGGCACCCGTCGGGATGACCTCCTCTACCACCCGGATGAATTCAAACGTGTCTCCGCCATCCGCAAGCAGCTAGCTCAGGTGCCTGCGGTGGAAGCTCTGGAAATGTTGATCCGCAACATCAACCGCACCAGCAACAATGCTGAAATTCTGCTCACGGGATTGAAATGA
- the coaE gene encoding dephospho-CoA kinase (Dephospho-CoA kinase (CoaE) performs the final step in coenzyme A biosynthesis.): MNSWIVTGGIGCGKSSVTDLLAGHLLKDKALIFSADRSAQALLDQPEILVKLKTQLGEASVVNREGREVADREWLRTEVFANEARRQVLEKMLHPGVLAELESARAAQSAAGANLFLAEVPLHYEIGGTVSADLIIVVAASPEVQKRRLMERRGLDESIIDKMLRAQWPIEAKVERANVVIWNDGDRSALEAQVLTLARQHWQA; this comes from the coding sequence ATGAATTCCTGGATTGTGACGGGTGGCATCGGCTGCGGCAAAAGTTCGGTCACCGACTTGCTCGCGGGCCACCTTCTGAAAGATAAAGCTCTGATTTTTTCGGCTGATCGCAGCGCCCAGGCCCTTCTGGATCAGCCTGAAATCCTGGTAAAACTCAAAACTCAGCTCGGAGAAGCCTCCGTCGTGAACAGAGAGGGCAGGGAAGTCGCGGATCGCGAGTGGCTGCGCACCGAGGTCTTTGCCAATGAGGCTCGCAGGCAGGTTCTTGAGAAGATGCTGCACCCCGGTGTTCTGGCGGAGCTGGAATCGGCCCGGGCCGCCCAGTCGGCAGCCGGGGCAAATCTTTTCCTTGCGGAGGTGCCCCTGCACTATGAGATTGGAGGCACAGTATCAGCGGATCTGATCATCGTCGTGGCTGCTAGCCCGGAAGTTCAGAAAAGGCGGTTGATGGAACGTCGAGGTCTCGACGAATCAATAATCGACAAGATGTTGAGGGCTCAGTGGCCCATCGAAGCCAAAGTTGAGAGAGCGAATGTGGTCATCTGGAATGATGGTGACCGCAGTGCTCTCGAGGCTCAAGTGCTGACACTGGCAAGACAGCATTGGCAAGCATGA
- a CDS encoding MBOAT family O-acyltransferase → MWFNSFGFWLFFALVALVYSRLRLAGQNRWLLAASYFFYACFDWRFLSLIIFCTALNYHAGLKIAASQDLRQRKFWLGWSLLISLFVLGVFKYLGFFTREISALLLNFGVLETPWILHILLPAGISFFTFHALSYTIDVYRGHTTVSRNFVEFALFISFFPQLVAGPINRSTLLLPQMGKPRPPCDAQRFREGLYAILTGLFLKIVLADNMAWLASHVFTSDPQSLAGSEVLLGVYAFAFQIYGDFAGYSSIACGTACWLGFDLMGNFRRPYFATSPQDFWQRWHISLSTWLRDYLYIPLGGNRGGKWATYRNLLITMLLGGLWHGAAWTFLVWGGIHGLWLALHRAFSPGGPPPSRPAPLWLTGVKMAVTFHLICLTWLVFRAESFSQAWALLLRLGADWQLTAYAQTTLSLIAFFILPWLLFEAWLERRRDDLALLKVAWFWRALLYLYLVLMMLFFPPPIPAEFIYFHF, encoded by the coding sequence ATGTGGTTCAACAGCTTCGGTTTCTGGCTTTTTTTCGCACTCGTGGCGCTGGTTTACAGTCGCCTGCGCCTCGCTGGTCAGAACCGGTGGCTCCTAGCCGCTAGCTACTTCTTCTACGCCTGCTTCGACTGGCGCTTTCTTTCCCTCATTATCTTTTGCACCGCGCTGAATTACCATGCCGGGTTAAAGATCGCCGCCTCCCAGGATTTGCGGCAGCGTAAATTTTGGCTCGGCTGGAGCCTCCTCATCAGCCTCTTTGTCCTCGGGGTGTTTAAATACCTCGGCTTCTTCACGCGCGAGATCTCCGCCCTCCTCCTGAATTTTGGTGTGTTGGAGACCCCTTGGATCCTTCACATCCTCCTCCCGGCAGGCATCTCCTTCTTCACCTTCCATGCCCTCAGCTACACCATCGATGTGTATCGCGGGCACACCACCGTCTCCCGGAATTTTGTCGAGTTTGCCCTCTTCATCTCCTTCTTCCCTCAGCTCGTCGCCGGGCCTATCAACCGCTCCACCCTCCTGCTTCCGCAAATGGGTAAACCGCGCCCGCCCTGCGATGCACAGCGCTTTCGGGAAGGGCTCTACGCCATCCTCACCGGCCTCTTCCTGAAGATCGTCCTTGCGGATAACATGGCCTGGCTCGCCAGCCACGTCTTCACTTCAGATCCCCAGTCCCTCGCCGGGTCGGAGGTCCTGCTGGGCGTTTACGCCTTTGCCTTTCAGATTTACGGGGACTTCGCCGGTTACAGCTCCATCGCCTGCGGTACCGCCTGCTGGCTGGGGTTTGATCTCATGGGGAATTTTCGCCGCCCCTACTTCGCCACCAGCCCCCAGGACTTCTGGCAGCGCTGGCACATCAGCCTCTCCACCTGGCTGCGGGATTATCTCTACATCCCGCTTGGCGGGAACCGCGGTGGGAAATGGGCCACCTATCGGAATCTCCTCATCACCATGCTCCTCGGCGGCCTCTGGCACGGCGCCGCTTGGACTTTCCTCGTCTGGGGCGGCATTCATGGCCTCTGGCTCGCCCTTCATCGCGCTTTCAGTCCGGGCGGCCCGCCCCCATCCCGTCCTGCGCCCCTCTGGCTCACCGGGGTGAAAATGGCCGTCACTTTCCACCTCATCTGCCTCACCTGGCTCGTCTTCCGTGCCGAGTCCTTCTCCCAGGCCTGGGCGCTCCTCCTCCGCCTCGGGGCCGACTGGCAGCTCACGGCCTATGCGCAGACCACCCTCTCTCTCATTGCCTTCTTCATCCTCCCCTGGCTGCTTTTCGAGGCCTGGCTGGAGCGCCGCCGCGATGACCTCGCCCTGCTAAAGGTTGCCTGGTTCTGGCGTGCCCTGCTTTACCTTTACCTCGTCCTCATGATGCTCTTTTTCCCGCCGCCCATCCCGGCAGAGTTCATCTACTTCCACTTTTGA
- a CDS encoding glutaredoxin family protein, whose translation MTPILYVKTGCPWCDEVLDYMDEKKLPYQKVVVSGNAAAMKEMVDLSGQSKAPTMDWDGEVLADFGVDELIPFLKARQAV comes from the coding sequence ATGACCCCGATTCTCTACGTTAAAACTGGCTGTCCCTGGTGCGATGAAGTCCTGGACTATATGGACGAAAAAAAGCTGCCCTACCAAAAGGTGGTGGTGTCTGGCAACGCGGCTGCGATGAAGGAGATGGTGGATCTCTCCGGGCAGAGCAAGGCCCCGACGATGGACTGGGACGGCGAGGTGCTGGCTGACTTTGGGGTGGATGAGTTGATCCCTTTTCTGAAAGCGCGACAGGCGGTTTGA